The following nucleotide sequence is from Aedes aegypti strain LVP_AGWG chromosome 3, AaegL5.0 Primary Assembly, whole genome shotgun sequence.
GACTTTCGaataagttgaaaaaaacaaaatttagttttgaatgtcAGGGAATGAGTGTAACGTTTGAGCCTATCACAAAAATATACGTTTCGTTTCGAATGGTAACAATCAATCAATAATTATATCGTTTAACGAACAACATAACCTTCTTTTCCAGCTGTTAGTCAGATACGACCATCGAATGATCTCCAAGAAATACGCGCAAATCGTACTCTGAACATCAACCAGAAGACAAGGCTTCAAATCATCTCTTCATAATGACATCCGTCAAAGACACCGCCTCGTTCTTCGTGAACGGCAGCTCGAACCAGTTCGACTTTGTCCTAGCTCTGTACCCGCAGGTCCTCAAACTTAAAgcacaaaacaaatgcaaaaagcCAGATGAACTCATCCGGTTAGACGACTGGTACCAGAACAAACTACCACAATTGATCAAAAAACGTGGCAAAGAGCGTTTCCTGGTGCACGAGGAGCTAGTCCAGACGATGAAGTGGAAGCAAACACGTGGTAAGTTCTTCCCTCAGCTGTCCTACCTGATCAAAGTGAACACTCCACGAGCCGTGCAGGCGGAAACCAAGAAAGCATTCAAAAAACTGCCCAACCTAGAGCAAGCAATTACGGCTCTGTCGAATCTTAAAGGTGTCGGAACGACAATGGCGTCGGCCCTCCTAGCGGCAGCTGCTCCAGAAACTGCCCCGTTCATGGCAGACGAGTGCCTCATGGCCATTCCGGAAATCGAAGGCATTGACTACACGACCCGCGAGTACATGAACTTCGTTCAGCATATCCAAGCCACGACGGATCGACTGAACGAAGAAGTGCACGGTCCGGTCAGTAGTTCCAAGAACGCCGAAGGTAGCAACGACGAGGACAGTGGTGACGTGCCcaaagttgagaagaaatggTCCCCGCACAACGTCGAACTCGCCCTCTGGACGCATTACGTCGCACGGGAACTGCAACCGGAGTTACTAGACGACATGCCTGCCGCTACAGAGGGAAGTAAAAACAGCTACTCCCGGAATCCAACGACTGCCACCGCACCGAAGACCGCAGCTCCCACGAATGGCGCCTCGTTACCGTCGTCAGGGAACAACACAACCTTAGAGGAACCGTCCGATGAGAGTAATCTGGACACCGAACTAGGAAAGGCCACCTCAGACGAGTCCTCCAAAGACAACAAC
It contains:
- the LOC5567579 gene encoding uncharacterized protein LOC5567579, whose amino-acid sequence is MTSVKDTASFFVNGSSNQFDFVLALYPQVLKLKAQNKCKKPDELIRLDDWYQNKLPQLIKKRGKERFLVHEELVQTMKWKQTRGKFFPQLSYLIKVNTPRAVQAETKKAFKKLPNLEQAITALSNLKGVGTTMASALLAAAAPETAPFMADECLMAIPEIEGIDYTTREYMNFVQHIQATTDRLNEEVHGPVSSSKNAEGSNDEDSGDVPKVEKKWSPHNVELALWTHYVARELQPELLDDMPAATEGSKNSYSRNPTTATAPKTAAPTNGASLPSSGNNTTLEEPSDESNLDTELGKATSDESSKDNNKFTDSLDECTKSEDSLEKPSTTTASIRNNNSEEANDSDSQSSGKRSSTGEEEDEEDEEEDEEDGESSGDGVSNAKKTKFE